The region CTGGAATGTCCGCAAATTTTCGTTGTCAACTAATCTTTTTTTATCGTTCCACAAGCAACTTTCAGATTGAAAAATGCCAGAAGAATAACCAAATAAAGGCTATCTCAACTCATTACTTATTCTTACGTTAACTAACAATTTGGTTTGAGTATAACCCCTAAAGAACCCACACATTTTTCAGCTAACCGATTTACTCGTCTAGTCCAGTTAAATTAACAAATCGACATGAAACCACTAGTATTTACTTACATATTATCGGTGATTTTTACTGGATGCATACACGGTATTGTATGTGGCCAGAATACGTCGGCCAATACATGTGATTATACTATAACCAAAAGTGGGCTTTACAAAAATGGCACCATGGGCGTTTTGCCGGGCCAAACCGTATGTATTAAGGCAGGCACCTACACCAACTTACATTTCAGTGACTTTGTAGGCACAGCTGAGAAACCAATTCGGTTTATAAACTACGGGGGTAAAGTGACTGTCAGTGCGGATAAGGCTCCGGCGGGTATACAGTTCTACTATTCAAAGTACTTCATTCTGTCCGGTTCGGGCTCCTCAGATCTTGAGTACGGTATACTGGTTGAAAAAACCGGTACGGGCGGCCAGGCCGTTCGGGCAGAAAACAAAAGCTCCGACTGCGAAATTGACCATATCGAAATTGCCGGTTCCGGATTTGCCGGTATCATGGTCAAGACAGACCCCACCTGCGATTCAACAACCTGGCGTCAAAACCTGGTTATACGGAACGTGAAAGTGCACCACAATTACATTCATGATACAGACAGCGAAGGCATTTATATTGGCAGCTCGTTCTGGAATGAAGGCTATAAGATGGTATGTGGGGGTCAGACAAAGCTCATTTACCCGCATAATATTTATGGCCTCGAAATTCACCATAATCGAATAGAAAGAACGGGAACGGAGGGACTTCAGTACGCTGCTGCGCCGGATGCCGATGTCCATCATAATACGGTTAGTGACCCCGGCCTGAAGCCATTTGCCGCTTTTCAGAACAACGGCGTACAACTTGGCGGGGGTGTAGGCGGCAATTTCTACAACAATCAGGTTTTCAACGCCCCAGCGGTGGGCCTAACCATTGTTGGCAATGGGGGTAACACGCAGATATACAACAACCTGATCGTAAACAGTAAAGTCAATGCGATCTTTTGCGACAACCGGCCCGGCACCCAGGCCAACACGCCCATTGTCTTTGCCAACAACACCCTCGTCGACTCGGGCGAGGAAGCAATCAAGCTGTACAACGAAACCAACAATAACCTTGTCATCAATAATATTATCGCCAGGGTTGGCAAAGGGCGTCGGTATATCACATTTGCTCAGGGCGCTACCGCTGAGATGACCAGCAACTTCATGACCTCAGATATTGATTCGGCTGGATTTATGAACCCTGCCGAAGGAAATTTCCGCTTGAAGAATGACTCAAAGCTGATTGACTCCGGCCTTAGCCGTACGGGTAATTTTATTAATCTGGACCTTGACAATAACCGTCGGCCAATAGGTCGGCAGATTGACATTGGTGCCTACGAATACCACCCGCTTACCGATCAGCTAATAACCATTTACCCCTCTCCCTGCGATGATCAGCTTTCGCTCTGGTCGACGGAGCTTATTCGGCAGGTAAAAATATTCACCATCACCGGCAAGCAGGTCTTTCTGCTCGATTCTGCGCCATCAGAATCGATCAACGTACCGGTAAAGGCATTAGCGGCCGGCCTGTATGTTTTACAGGCCGAAACCACCTCAGGCTCCATATCAAAACGATTCCTTAAACGATGATTTACTCAACGCATTCACTTTTTACCGCTTAACCTTCCGGCAGCTTCTGTTTCGGTTGCTCAAAACTCGATTTATCACATTCAATCAACCTGTAAAAAATGAACTATAACTTTTCCTCTCTGGCTCCGGCTTCATCAACCATCTTACTCGTCGATGAAGATCGTTTTATCGCAGGTATCCTCCGTCAAACCCTACAGGCCGAATTTACCATCAAGTATGTGTCGAATGGCATGGAGGCCATGCACTGGCTTGAGCAGGGTAACTCGCCTGCACTCATTATTACCGAGCTGAAAATGGCACAGCTGGATGGCCGTAAACTGATCCGGCTCATTAGAGACAGTACGTTCCTGAGCCATCTGCCCATCATTGTTCTGTCGGATAGTGATGATAGTAATACGCGCATTGAATGCCTTGAGAGTGGGGCCGACGGGTATCTGGTGAAACCCTTCAACCCACTGGAAGTGAAAGCAAAAGTCCGCGCAATTCTGCGTCGTTCTACCATTGAAAAGACTTCCGTGAAGCATTTCCCCGAACGACTGACGACTACTCAGTGGATCTTGCCATCTGCCAGCTAGCCTCCTTCGAATGCAGCGCCTACTTCACACACCTTACAACCATTGCAATGAAAACGTACGGAATTTCGCTAACGAAGAGTAAGTTCCTGATCGTTTACCTGGATTCAGATACGGCCATTCCGGCTTCTTTTATTGAAACATTCAGTCCACAGGCAACCATTATCTGCTTTAGCAGTGCAGAAATGGCCTGGGGCTGGATTCAAGTCGGCAACCGTGCAGATTTGGTAATCGCCAATGTTGACGTGGGCGGACTTTCAGTATTGGAAAAGCTACGCTTATCGAAAATTGTGCCCGCACCACCAGTTATTCTGATCACTAAAATAATAACGTCGCAACTTCAGGATAAAGCTCGTCGGCTGACAGCTCTGGATGTCTTTTCTATCATATCAGACATCGACAAGCTCACCATGCGTGTCGACTACCTGATTCAGAAACAAGCGTATCTGCATTCTGCCGCCCGCTGGGAAAATGTAGACCTGCCCGAACTAAAAATACCGATCTGGAAGCGGGTGCTGGACGTGACTGTCTCGCTGACCGTTCTGATTATGCTATCGCCCATCCTGCTGGTAGCGGCAATCCTGGTCTACATCGACCATCCCGGCCCGGTTTTTTACAGCTCAAAACGAGTGGGTAAGAACTACAAGGTTTTTGATATGTACAAGTTCCGCAGTATGCGTCCCAACGCCGATAAACTCCTGGCCGACATGTCGGCCCACAATATCTACGGCACGGCAGAAGCTTCGCCAACCGACAGTACACGGTGCGAAAACTGCGTTCGGGCGGGCATTCCGTGTCAGCAACCACTTTTTCTGAAAGAAAAGATGATCTGCGAGCGGGAATACGTCAACGCCAAGAAGGCAAAGGCCATGTTCAGCAAGTTTCGGAATGACCCCCGGGTTACGCGGATTGGCAGTTTCCTGCGCAACAGTAGCATTGACGAACTTCCGCAACTGTTTAATATTCTGCGGGGTGATATGTCGTTGGTGGGCAATCGTCCATTACCGATCTACGAAGCCGAACGGCTTACCACATCCGGCCACGTACAGCGCTTTGCGGCACCCGCCGGGTTAACGGGCCTCTGGCAGGTTACCAAACGAGGAAAATCGAAAGGGGTGATGTCAGACCAGGAACGCATCCAGCTCGATATTCAGTACGCAGAGAAGTTTTCATTCAAAACGGATATGACCATTATGCTCCGCACCGTAACGGCCGTATTTCAACAGGAGAACGTATAACCAAGTCTTTGCTGCCCTTGCGGCTTTTCTACACCTACCTGCTCTTTTCGTCGAAAACGCAGAGCACGAATCTGCCAGACATTATGCAACCTTTAGTATCCATAATTACTGTTAACTACGATCAGCCCGAGGTGACCAGCCAATTGCTCAGGTCGCTCCAGCAGATTGACTACCCCAATACCGAAGTGTTCGTGGTTGACAATGGTAGTCCTAACCGGGGTATCGACTCGCTAATCAGTGAATTTCCAGATACACACTTTATAAAAAGCACGAAAAATCTGGGGTTTGCCGGTGGCAACAATCTGGCGATAGAACATTGTAAAGGAAAGTATCTGCTCTTTCTGAACAATGATACCGAGGTCGCACCCGATTTTTTACAGCCGCTGGTCGACTGTCTTGAAACGCAGCCTAACGCGGGCATGGCCAGTCCTAAAATAAAGTTCTTTCACGAAGAAAACATGATCCAGTATGCAGGTTCGGGCAAAATGAATCCCTATACAGGACGTAGCTTTTTTGTAGGAAACCGGCAGGTCGACCAGGGGCAGTTTGACACAACCCAGCTAACCCCTTTCATCCACGGGGCGGCCATGCTGATCTCCCGTAAAGTACTGCAAACCAGCGGGCTGATGGATGATGAATTCTTTCTTTATTATGAAGAATTCGACTGGTGTGCCCGTGCTCAGCGCGACGGATTTACAACCTGGTACGTAGCCGAATCCGTAGTCTGGCACAAAGAGTCTGTATCAACGGGCAAGTACAGCCCTTTAAAGCTGTATTACCTGACCCGTAACCGGCTGTATTTCATGCGCCGAAACTTTCCTCTTGCTCAAAAATTGATGTTTCTCAGCTTCTTCACGCTGGTTTCAGTTCCCAAAAACTCACTCTCATTTCTATTGACTCGTCGCTTCGACTACCTGAATGCATTTTGGAGCGGCCTGATGTGGAATATCACCCGGAAATCCTCTTTGTTATGACTATTGCCCTTAGCTTATTAACTCTACTTTTCTTTTTGACGGCTGTTGAAACGATCTACCTGCTCGTTTTCACGATGGCCGGCCGGTTCGGACACCTGCAAGCCCCTCCGGTAAATCCAAATCCTGTCGCCAAGCGGATGGCCGTGCTGATTCCGGCCTATAAGGAAGATGCCGTTATTACCGACACAGCCGAACAGGCCCTCAAACAGGATTATCCGCGTGATGCCTACGATGTTATTGTCATTGCCGATTCACTCCAGCAAGATACGCTCGACAAACTAGCCGCCCTGCCTATTACGGTTGTTGAGGTAAGTTTTGACGTTTCGACGAAAGCCAAGGCGCTGAATGCGACCATGAGTAAGCTCAGTGCCGCGTACGATGTGGCCGTCATTCTGGACGCCGACAATGTGATGGCCACCAACTTCCTGACCCATATCAATGCCGCATTCAACGGCGGCTGGAAAGCGGTACAAGGCCACCGGGTAGCTAAAAACACCAATACCAGCGTGGCTATTCTGGATGCCGTCAGTGAAGAAATCAACACCTACATACTCCGTCGTGGCCACCGGGCCCTGGGGCTGTCGGGTAGTTTGATGGGCTCCGGTATGGCGTTTGACTATACCTTATTCAAGCAGTATATGGGTCAGATTAACACTACAGGCGGATTCGATAAAGAACTGGAAATGCGGCTCATCCACGACCACCACCGGATCGACTACATCGATGAGGCCTTGTGTTACGACGAGAAAGTACAAAGCGGGGCCGTATTTGAACGGCAACGGGCCCGGTGGATTGCCGCTCAGCTCAAGTACCTGCGCCGTAACCTGCCCTCGGGCATCGTTCAGTTACTGAAAGGCAATCTGGATTACTTCGATAAGGTTTTCCAGACCATGTTTTTACCCCGGGTAATTCTGCTGGGCTTCCTCACCATTGGTACGGGTGCAGCGCTTGTCTTGCAGGATTCCAACCTGCTTATGCTCGCGGGAGGGCAGCTCCTGATTCTCTTACTTACCTTTTACATCGCCACGCCGAATGAGCTGCTGGCCCTGATCACCTGGAAAGAAATAAGCCAGATTCCCGGTTTGTTCTTCCGCTTTTTACGGTCGATAACCCGCCTGGGCGAAGCAAGCAAGAAGTTTATCAATACCCCTCATTCAACCACAAGTACAGCCATAAACGAAGGATGAGCACCGAGTCATCTGCTTCACGTTCACTACTTTTTCACTCATGCAAGACAGGAACTTCATCATTTGTATAAGTCAAACGTCCTGGGAAGGGGTCTTCCAGAAGACGATCGTTCAACTCATGACTGAGCTGGCTCCCCGACATCGGGTCCTGTTTGTTGACTATCAATACACCCTAAAAGACTGGATCATGGGACTGCTGGGACGTGTGCAGGTTCCTCTCCTGGAAGCTGTCCGGCTCAAGAACCCCCTCAACCGTAAGACCCTGGCCAACGGTGCTCAGCTCTATCTATGGACACCCCCCGTCAGCCTGCCCGTCAACTGGATGCCTGACCGCTGGCATGATCGCTTCATGAAGTGGAACGCCAACCGGATGCTCAAAAGCCTCCGCAAAGTGATCCCCCTGATTGACAACCAGCCCCCGCTGGTCGTTAACGCCTTCAACCCCGTTTGGGGACTGCCCATGCTGGGAAAGCTCAACGAAAAGGCTACCATCTATTACTGCTTCGACGAGATAACGATCGAATCATGGATTGCCCGGCACGGTGGCCGTTGCGAGAAGGAATACCTGCCTAAGGTTGATGCCGTTGTGACCACCTCCGTGACCCTGCGCTCGGCCAAAAGCAAGCTTCAGCCCAGGGCTTTCTGTGTGAAGAACGGTGCCAACTATGACCTCTTCAGCCAGGCCCGTGAGCTGGCCCTGACCACCGACCGTAGCCGCCCGATCGTGGGCTATCTGGGCACGGCCGACAACCGCATCGACCTCGATCTGGTGGAATACTGCCTGCAGGCCCTGCCCCAGGTGACCTTCCAGTTCATTGGCCGCATCACCGACGAGATCGTTACCCAGCGGCTGGGTGGTTATCCTAATGTAGAGTTTATCAAACCCGTACCACCCGCCGAGCTGGTGCCCCTGATGGCCCGTCTGCACGTAGGCATCATTCCGTTCAACTGTAGTGAGCATACGTATACGATCTATCCTCTGAAGATCAACGAATATCTGGCTGCGGGCATCCCCGTCGTGTCTACACGATTCTCCATCCTGGACGACTTCGATAAGGTGGTTGACTTCGTCAATGAACCGGCTGCGTTTGTGGAGGTCCTTAAGAAGGCACTGGCGGGTGTGAGTGACGAGCGGGTTGAGGAGTTTATCGAAACGGCGGCCTCCAACTCGTGGGTACACCGGGCCGAAGAGTTTGAAGGCATCATGCAACAGGTGTTCAATGCCAAATTACCCCAACATATTACGCCCGTCGGGCAGATTTAGTCCCTCTTCGACAGAGGTAACAGTAAGCTAGTAAACTATGAAACCACTCCACATCATAAGGCAGAATACCACTCTTAAACGGTTTGTCCACTACCTGCTTATCCCGACGGGGCAAGCCCGGCCCCGTCGTTGGGTAAGCTGGTTCGTCAACCCGATTGTACACGACCGGCACCGAACCTCCATAGTACGTAGTACAGCGCGGCTCGATGTACTGCCTTTTCGGGTATTCGAGCTAGGCATCCAGTCGACAGTTGAAGACTATAGCGTAATAAATAATGGCGTAGGCGATATACAAATCGGTGATTTCTGCCGAATCGGCATTGGGTCGGTCGTTATTGGCCCGGTCAGCATCGGAGCCCATGTCATTCTGGCCCAGCACGTTGTCATGTCGGGCTTAAATCACGGATACGAAGACATCAATACACCCATCCGTCTACAGCCCGTTACGACTCAACCCATAGTTGTGGAAGACGAATGCTGGATTGGTGCCAATTCGGTGATTACGGCGGGGGTTAAAATTGGAAAGCATTC is a window of Spirosoma linguale DSM 74 DNA encoding:
- a CDS encoding response regulator receiver protein (PFAM: response regulator receiver~SMART: response regulator receiver~KEGG: bph:Bphy_3057 two component transcriptional regulator) yields the protein MNYNFSSLAPASSTILLVDEDRFIAGILRQTLQAEFTIKYVSNGMEAMHWLEQGNSPALIITELKMAQLDGRKLIRLIRDSTFLSHLPIIVLSDSDDSNTRIECLESGADGYLVKPFNPLEVKAKVRAILRRSTIEKTSVKHFPERLTTTQWILPSAS
- a CDS encoding hypothetical protein (KEGG: dat:HRM2_19860 TuaH), which gives rise to MQDRNFIICISQTSWEGVFQKTIVQLMTELAPRHRVLFVDYQYTLKDWIMGLLGRVQVPLLEAVRLKNPLNRKTLANGAQLYLWTPPVSLPVNWMPDRWHDRFMKWNANRMLKSLRKVIPLIDNQPPLVVNAFNPVWGLPMLGKLNEKATIYYCFDEITIESWIARHGGRCEKEYLPKVDAVVTTSVTLRSAKSKLQPRAFCVKNGANYDLFSQARELALTTDRSRPIVGYLGTADNRIDLDLVEYCLQALPQVTFQFIGRITDEIVTQRLGGYPNVEFIKPVPPAELVPLMARLHVGIIPFNCSEHTYTIYPLKINEYLAAGIPVVSTRFSILDDFDKVVDFVNEPAAFVEVLKKALAGVSDERVEEFIETAASNSWVHRAEEFEGIMQQVFNAKLPQHITPVGQI
- a CDS encoding Parallel beta-helix repeat protein (SMART: Parallel beta-helix repeat~KEGG: scl:sce0710 hypothetical protein), which produces MKPLVFTYILSVIFTGCIHGIVCGQNTSANTCDYTITKSGLYKNGTMGVLPGQTVCIKAGTYTNLHFSDFVGTAEKPIRFINYGGKVTVSADKAPAGIQFYYSKYFILSGSGSSDLEYGILVEKTGTGGQAVRAENKSSDCEIDHIEIAGSGFAGIMVKTDPTCDSTTWRQNLVIRNVKVHHNYIHDTDSEGIYIGSSFWNEGYKMVCGGQTKLIYPHNIYGLEIHHNRIERTGTEGLQYAAAPDADVHHNTVSDPGLKPFAAFQNNGVQLGGGVGGNFYNNQVFNAPAVGLTIVGNGGNTQIYNNLIVNSKVNAIFCDNRPGTQANTPIVFANNTLVDSGEEAIKLYNETNNNLVINNIIARVGKGRRYITFAQGATAEMTSNFMTSDIDSAGFMNPAEGNFRLKNDSKLIDSGLSRTGNFINLDLDNNRRPIGRQIDIGAYEYHPLTDQLITIYPSPCDDQLSLWSTELIRQVKIFTITGKQVFLLDSAPSESINVPVKALAAGLYVLQAETTSGSISKRFLKR
- a CDS encoding glycosyl transferase family 2 (PFAM: glycosyl transferase family 2~KEGG: gme:Gmet_2884 glycosyl transferase family protein), which codes for MLPLRLFYTYLLFSSKTQSTNLPDIMQPLVSIITVNYDQPEVTSQLLRSLQQIDYPNTEVFVVDNGSPNRGIDSLISEFPDTHFIKSTKNLGFAGGNNLAIEHCKGKYLLFLNNDTEVAPDFLQPLVDCLETQPNAGMASPKIKFFHEENMIQYAGSGKMNPYTGRSFFVGNRQVDQGQFDTTQLTPFIHGAAMLISRKVLQTSGLMDDEFFLYYEEFDWCARAQRDGFTTWYVAESVVWHKESVSTGKYSPLKLYYLTRNRLYFMRRNFPLAQKLMFLSFFTLVSVPKNSLSFLLTRRFDYLNAFWSGLMWNITRKSSLL
- a CDS encoding glycosyl transferase family 2 (PFAM: glycosyl transferase family 2~KEGG: ade:Adeh_2456 glycosyl transferase family protein) — its product is MTIALSLLTLLFFLTAVETIYLLVFTMAGRFGHLQAPPVNPNPVAKRMAVLIPAYKEDAVITDTAEQALKQDYPRDAYDVIVIADSLQQDTLDKLAALPITVVEVSFDVSTKAKALNATMSKLSAAYDVAVILDADNVMATNFLTHINAAFNGGWKAVQGHRVAKNTNTSVAILDAVSEEINTYILRRGHRALGLSGSLMGSGMAFDYTLFKQYMGQINTTGGFDKELEMRLIHDHHRIDYIDEALCYDEKVQSGAVFERQRARWIAAQLKYLRRNLPSGIVQLLKGNLDYFDKVFQTMFLPRVILLGFLTIGTGAALVLQDSNLLMLAGGQLLILLLTFYIATPNELLALITWKEISQIPGLFFRFLRSITRLGEASKKFINTPHSTTSTAINEG
- a CDS encoding sugar transferase (PFAM: sugar transferase~KEGG: rle:RL3820 putative exopolysaccharide production protein), with translation MKTYGISLTKSKFLIVYLDSDTAIPASFIETFSPQATIICFSSAEMAWGWIQVGNRADLVIANVDVGGLSVLEKLRLSKIVPAPPVILITKIITSQLQDKARRLTALDVFSIISDIDKLTMRVDYLIQKQAYLHSAARWENVDLPELKIPIWKRVLDVTVSLTVLIMLSPILLVAAILVYIDHPGPVFYSSKRVGKNYKVFDMYKFRSMRPNADKLLADMSAHNIYGTAEASPTDSTRCENCVRAGIPCQQPLFLKEKMICEREYVNAKKAKAMFSKFRNDPRVTRIGSFLRNSSIDELPQLFNILRGDMSLVGNRPLPIYEAERLTTSGHVQRFAAPAGLTGLWQVTKRGKSKGVMSDQERIQLDIQYAEKFSFKTDMTIMLRTVTAVFQQENV
- a CDS encoding Acetyltransferase (isoleucine patch superfamily)- like protein (KEGG: gur:Gura_3187 hexapaptide repeat-containing transferase), producing the protein MKPLHIIRQNTTLKRFVHYLLIPTGQARPRRWVSWFVNPIVHDRHRTSIVRSTARLDVLPFRVFELGIQSTVEDYSVINNGVGDIQIGDFCRIGIGSVVIGPVSIGAHVILAQHVVMSGLNHGYEDINTPIRLQPVTTQPIVVEDECWIGANSVITAGVKIGKHSVVAGGSVVTKDVPPYCIVAGNPARIIKQYDFSQNEWVKVTSVSKIPA